In Pelobacter propionicus DSM 2379, the genomic window CTGTTTCCTCGCGATTTTAGTAAGTTCGTTGGGCGTCCCATCACCTTTTTCCAGCAGCGCCAGACGACGCAAGTCCATTTTGTCGAGGCAAATCACATCATATACAGACGTGAGTTGCTTCGCTGTGTTGCGATAAAAGTCCATTCGACGCCGGAGAAGCTTTTCGCGCTTATGAGCCATCTCGATCGTAAGCCGCTTGGTTGCCTTGCGTCTCTGCTCGGCCTCGTCTCGTGCATCTCCGAGGTATTCTGGATAATTGCGCCAGGCGATAACGGCTTTAGCAAATTTCGCCGGATGCGGTCTTTTTGAGCGGCGCAGCATGGAGCGCAACTCCTGCAACGATTCCGGCAGCTCGTCACCCCCCCATTGCTCCAGCAACCAGGCGTGATTCTCGTTCGCAGCAGAGTCGATTCGGCCCTGGAGATCGCCATTAACATAGTCGAGTCCGTCGATTATTGCCTGTGGCAACGTAATATGACGAGCGTCGGAACCATCATATATCGTTGCTACACGTAAGCCGCCGCCAGCCTGTTTTTTCCAGCCCAGGTTGAGCCCACAACGATTACCAGTTGAGGACCTCTGATCGTATGTAGGGCAATCAGTGGTGAACGTAAAAACGACAGACCACACGAAATCAGTCCCGACTCTTTTTCGATGGACAGATAGCGACTTGAGTGTTGCTCCTTCAGGCAGTGGGCGGTGCAGAATTACCGGGAAACTTAGGGTTCGACGGAATTTTTTACTCTGTTCATCCGTCCCGGTGTACAGGGTGATAGCGAGGATACCATACTCCCGCGAGTCACGTCGACTGCCAACACTTTGCAGATCAAGTGAGGGCGGTTTTTTCCCGCTGATGTCTCCGAGTTCACCGCTGGACACCAACCGGAGCGATGCGACGTTACGGTTGCCTTCTAGCAGATCTTGAACACTCATGCCACCCTGAATCTGATTGGTAAAACGCCCGGAGCCGTCAAACCGGTGGTATTTCAGCTCGGCTCCATCCTTGAGCGCTTTTATGCGTGCCTTCTTGTACGATTCCAGCACGGCATTGTAGTTCCCCCACCAGAGACCTGAGTTATTGTATGCCTTAATAACAGCGGCCTGTCGGTCTTTTTCAAGATTCTCAATATCATTGCCGGCGGCCCTGATCCGATCTTTTGCCGCCGCCCGGGTTTCTTTGGCCTTGCTTGCAACAGCTTTAAGTTCCGACTTGAGCTTTTTTATGTTTTCGTCCAGACAGTCAATTTCCGGGCATTTCTTTTTCCGGTGCTCCACGCGCAGTTTTTTACGCCCCTCATCGAGGACACTGAGCCGGTCTTTGATAGAGGCGATTTCCGTATCCATCTGAGCCGTTTCTTCGTCTGATCCGATCAGTTCCCTGTATTTTGCGCGATGCTCGCGTTCAATGGTGACCAGATCGTTCCAGAGTTTGTTTTGGAGAAACAGATGCTCGAAGGCGTCACCAGCAGGGTAGTCCGGACAGTCCCAGTCTAGTGGGCTGAGCAGGCCATATTTCCTGACGATGGTCGTCACTGGCTGGACCTGTTCATCAGGCACGAGATACAGATATTTTTCCGTGCGGGTTGGAGCAATCATGACAAGACTCGATGTTTCTGCAACCGCTTCTTCCGGATCAAAGCGTACCTTGGCTGACTTTGCGGACACAGATGCAGTTAGCAGCCATTCAGCTGCAGTATGGTTCGCCGCAATAGTGCCAATTACTATACCTTTGGTTTGCTCTCCGTCTATCGTGATTGTTACTCGCTTCATGGCTCTCCCTTGAGAAAAATCTTTGTCACGTGACCACGAATATTAATACAACACCGTTGTGTAAACACGCAACCATCTAATGGTTATTGAATAATTCGCATACACTAAATTATTCTCGGGTTTTCAACACTCCGCCGACAACCACAGCTTTTTCGAGATTGCGTCCCTGTTGAGCCGTCCTACCTCGCTCCCGTAAGATGATTATAGTCCTAGCCAGACGCTCACGATCGTACTGAATCGCCTCTTCCGGCCTATCCAGGTAGACGAACCCATGATGTTTGTACCACCGAACAAATGTGATGAAGTATGTTCCTGTGCCTGGCCAGCTGCAGCTGCGCCACTTCTCCCTCACGTCGGCCCGCATTGCGTCTGGGAGCGCGGAGTACATGCGCCGCCCCTTCCGCCAGTGGTTCGCCCGGAGTTCCCGCCACTCTCCCACGATCCAGGTCATACCATCATCCATCTGGTTGATTCGTTCTTCCGGGGATGGCTGGTTTTCTCGAATCTGGTCTGCAAATAAAGGGAGCCTCTCGGCCTGTCGCTCAAGAGCTCTCTTCGCGGCAGCCATACGCCGAGGTGTGACGCCCCTGCGCTCTTCTCTTCGCATGGGATATCGCTGGAATCTCATACCTTGCTCCCAGTCAATCAGAACACTCTAGGATCTCACCGACAATCTTCATCGCCTCAAACCTTGCCCTCAAAGGAATGGTCAGCCCATCAACTGCATTTCGTTTGAAACGCACAACAAGCCACGCTTTCCACTGCAAACCTGGCAGACGTGCAAGCGGGTCTTCGTTTGTTGGAGACGATGCGTTGAGTATTCGCGCAAGCCTGTAGGCTTCATGCCATTTTGCTTTCAAGGGCCCCCCGGTTTCACTGGCTAGAAATAATCGACTATCCGCAACAAGTCATTGAGAGAAATCTAAGATCACTCACTCTCATCTGAGGCGGCCGCCTCAGCAGCCTTGTTCAGCGCCTCGACGATCACGTTTCCCAACCAAAGGGCTTCTTCAGCCTCTACCTGCTGAGAAGGGTCTCTGCCGTCTTGGTAGAAAGAAACGGCCGTGACCATACGGTTGTTGCCGTCACTGATCTGCAAGGTGCCGTAGCCGTTGTTGTGCATGGTAAACGGCCCCTTGACTGGTGTCGGGACGGCGAGGCGTTCCTCAATATTCTTGTCAATCCTGGTGTAGTCCCCTGGGGACACTAGCTCCTTATGTATGCAATTGTTTCCTTTCCGGTCCTTGTAGGGTTGAGTGACATATCTCCAAGTGTTCCTCGGTAATATATTCATATCCATCCACCTCCAGTGTTACTCAAAAATAATCCCGCCACGTCGCGACTGCCCTGGGGTCGGCCATCACCAGCCGTTTCAATTTCTCTCTGTCGCCGAAGGTAGTGCGGCAAGCGGCGATGCGACCGGCCTGGAATGGATACTCCGGGGTGCCATAGGCTTTCTCTGCTTCGATACATGCAGAGATGCATTCAGCAAGGACTCTTTCTTTTTCTTTCGTTGCGATCATCTTCTTCCACTCCTATCAGGCGGCCATTTGGTTCTGTTCTCCATGCGGATGATTCATCTCGTACAACCTGAGGCCCGCCTTGAATATTTCTCTTTTGATCTGCCGGAAGTCTTCCTTGAATCCGTCGAAATGGCGTTCCTCAAAGGACCGGGAGAAAACTTGGGTATCGACGGCAGCGATTGCCCGCTCCGCGTCTTTAAAGACTCCGCGGACTTTCGGGGCGATAGTTCCGAAGGCTGGTCTTACACCATAACGCCCGCGGTTTCCTTTGCGGGTTGATGCTGCCTGCCCGACCACATAGGCTCCTTTTAGCCAGCCCCCGTTTTTTGCTTGTGTCCATTCCGTCGGACCGTCAGCCCAAACGTCTTCATTTTCAGCGCCAAATGCCAGATACTTGACGACCAGCTCCGCATACAGGTGATCCAGGCTGAGGTTGAGACTGCGATCTTCACTGAAGCGTCCTGTGCGGTTGCGGAGTCCGTTAAGTTCCAGCAGACGGAGATACTCTTCCAATTCCAGTGGTTTCCCATTGGACGCCCGTTTCATGTAAACAAGTTTCCTTGCCAGGGTCTCGGCGGTAGTCGTTTCCCAACTGCGGTCTTTTCCAAAGTCCGTACCGCTGTCAGCATCCCTGATCATCTTCACCAGTTCGGCAACAGCCTCTCCAAAGGTCAACTCAACCCCTTTCTGGGCAGTCTCTACATCCCCGAAGAACATCATCCCCATCCACAGACCCAGCTCTCGACGAGTGAATAGCGATCCATCTGCGCTGTAGATATCCACCTCGTAAATCCACTTGGCTTTCCGGCCGGGAACCTTCTTGAGCCTGATTTCACCGCCCCCGGGGTTGCGCCCAACAGATACAGCGCCATCTATGGCACT contains:
- a CDS encoding zinc ribbon domain-containing protein, translated to MKRVTITIDGEQTKGIVIGTIAANHTAAEWLLTASVSAKSAKVRFDPEEAVAETSSLVMIAPTRTEKYLYLVPDEQVQPVTTIVRKYGLLSPLDWDCPDYPAGDAFEHLFLQNKLWNDLVTIEREHRAKYRELIGSDEETAQMDTEIASIKDRLSVLDEGRKKLRVEHRKKKCPEIDCLDENIKKLKSELKAVASKAKETRAAAKDRIRAAGNDIENLEKDRQAAVIKAYNNSGLWWGNYNAVLESYKKARIKALKDGAELKYHRFDGSGRFTNQIQGGMSVQDLLEGNRNVASLRLVSSGELGDISGKKPPSLDLQSVGSRRDSREYGILAITLYTGTDEQSKKFRRTLSFPVILHRPLPEGATLKSLSVHRKRVGTDFVWSVVFTFTTDCPTYDQRSSTGNRCGLNLGWKKQAGGGLRVATIYDGSDARHITLPQAIIDGLDYVNGDLQGRIDSAANENHAWLLEQWGGDELPESLQELRSMLRRSKRPHPAKFAKAVIAWRNYPEYLGDARDEAEQRRKATKRLTIEMAHKREKLLRRRMDFYRNTAKQLTSVYDVICLDKMDLRRLALLEKGDGTPNELTKIARKQRQQAAISELRECLSKAAAKNGTQIEQVSTASSATCSACKGKMEQVDGIMWRCRECRALVDQDINAAANLFREVL